One window of Quercus robur chromosome 5, dhQueRobu3.1, whole genome shotgun sequence genomic DNA carries:
- the LOC126726811 gene encoding 11-beta-hydroxysteroid dehydrogenase A-like isoform X3 — translation MWLLKSYSSLELLQELYVAYEYAKRGARLALVARREDRLQAVADRARKLGSPEVVVVHADVSKVEECKQFVDEIVNYFGRLDHLVNNAGVVQIRLFEVFTQFSDIASVMDINFWGSVYSTHYAVPHLRKSKGKIVVIASTAAWLGAPGLSFYNASKVALISFFETLRTEFGQDIGITILSPGKIESEITQGEFFLQAQANWIPTETTEGCAKAILDSTCSGDMYLTEPSWMKAGFWVKTLCPEVFEWCFHSLFVNWPWTSKKD, via the exons TATGTTGCTTATGAGTATGCAAAGAGAGGAGCTCGTTTAGCCCTTGTTGCTAGAAGAGAAGATCGTCTTCAAGCAGTGGCAGATAGAGCTCGTAAGCTAGGGTCACCAGAGGTTGTTGTGGTTCATGCAGATGTTTCCAAGGTTGAAGAATGTAAGCAGTTTGTTGATGAGATAGTGAACTATTTTGGACGAT TGGATCATTTGGTGAACAATGCTGGGGTAGTACAAATACGCTTGTTTGAAGTGTTCACCCAATTCTCTGATATTGCTTCAGTTATG GACATAAATTTCTGGGGTTCAGTGTATAGCACCCATTATGCAGTTCCACACTTaagaaaaagcaaagggaaGATTGTTGTAATTGCTTCAACTGCAGCATGGTTAGGTGCTCCAGGATTGAGCTTCTACAAT GCAAGCAAGGTAGCCCTGATATCCTTTTTTGAGACATTGAGAACTGAATTTGGACAGGATATTGGAATTACAATTCTTAGTCCTGGAAAAATAGAGTCAGAAATAACACAAGGCGAATTTTTTTTACAG GCTCAAGCTAACTGGATCCCAACTGAGACAACAGAAGGGTGTGCCAAGGCAATTTTGGACAGCACTTGCAGTGGAGACATGTATTTGACTGAGCCATCTTGGATGAAGGCGGGATTTTGGGTCAAAACCTTGTGTCCTGAAGTATTTGAATGGTGTTTCCACTCACTTTTTGTCAATTGGCCTTGGACTTCAAAGAAGGACTAG